aaagctttggttggatgagtgtttgcaacttgcttgccggcttgacatgcactacaaagcttgtccttctcaaacttcacatccttcaaccctctcaccaaatcattcttcataagcttcttgagtgagctcatcccaacatgagcaagtcttctatgccatagccacccaagtgttgttttggtgaataggcaagtcttcaagtttgcatctttggaggtaaagtcaactagatataagttgttgtatctaaatccattgaatatcacttgattgtcatctactttggatacaacaacctccttctcggtgaataagcattgaaagccaagatcacacaattgcccaacagatagcaagttgaagctcaatgaagcaacatagagcacattggagatggaatgatcatttgagattgccactttgcccaatcctttaaccttgccctttgaattatctccaaatgttattttctcttgtccatctacctcttcatctagtgaggtgaacatacgaggatcaccggtcatatgttgagtgcaaccactatcaataacccaatgacttccaccagtcttgtagttcacctatacacaagagattcaagctttagggatccaagcttgttgagggcccttcaccttctcaacaagtgacttagccacctaaattttcttaggcctactcttgttggggggacctaagaacatgactttcatctttccactcgaatcttttctaagcatgtagtgagcattgaaagcaaagggtctagcatgcttgggcaagggttgtggtggtggagtttgacactcatgagcaaagtggccttcttgtctacactcaaaacatctctttggctttggctttggctttgattgttggtgttgagcttgagccttcttcttctctacacttgctatatatctaatgccacttctatccatcttcatgatggtattcatgagtagctcactttggagatgcttgcctctagcaaacttgctcaatcccaccttgagatgctctttctccatcttgagcttcttgttctcttccttgagaatatcattgttcttctcctccttgagtttcttgatttcttcttttagcttctcattctcaaggatcacctctttgtcatgatcaagagtttctagcacaatagtgttgtgacttttcatctcttcaagatctttcatgagcttctcactgtcactcttgagcttgacatactcatcatagtcattgcactcaaccacttgcttgcccttgctactagatccatgctcaaagctttcatcaattaaatcatcacatgaggtagctatatcaatcttaacaacatggttagtagcatcatgtggctcatttggtaagaattcttgtgcaatagtaagggtatcataattgatctttagagttgtatattcatcttttagcttattgtgactagtgataagctcattgtgcacccactcaagtttatcatttttatctttaagctctttcttagaagatttgagctccttgagtttggatgatatagaatcatttgtttctttgagctcatcattagccttttctaacgtcttggtggtcttcttcaccatgagggcaaggctttcttcatcatcttcttcacttgagctctcatactcaagtcttgctttgcccttgtcttggctagctttgaatgctaagtccttctctttcttctttgtagaggatgagccatcttgtggtgtgatgtgcatgtacatctcatgagcatttatctttcccaagatttgtgtcggtgtagcggcggaaagatcaccttgatgtagcacggtcacaatgtgcccatatttgtcaatggggaggacactcaagatttttctcacaacgtcggatggtgacatttgagtaagtccaagcccattgacttcctctacaagaacatttaatcgagaatacatctcattagcactttctttgggaaatatctcaaaagaatttagctttttaatcacaagatgatagcgttcctcacgctcactcttggttccctcatggagcgcacaaatgtccgaccatagtgcatgggcgtttttgtggttccttacacgattgaacacatctttgcaaaggcctctaaagatggtgttgcgagcctttgcattccatttttcataattcacttcatcgccttgaagttgtgcaaCATTCCTAGGtattgggaacccttgagaggcggctctaagtattccaacgtctagagcttctaagtacgcttccatgtggattttccaatatggaaaatcatctccctcaaagataggaggaggtccatccccgtgagacatcttgctctaagcgattaagcttaaaaacgtgagcacgaggctctgataccaattgaaaggatcaagatgcccaagagggggggtgaattgggctaattctaaattctcttgcactaatcaaatcctacggatagcccaattaaccccttgtccctagaaaagtgtttatatcaaactaatgcacaacaacctcgcaacctatgttccaaacttactctagcaagcaattctatggatgtaaaacaagtattgaattgctcaaattaaatactcaaagtaagtgctcaaagtaattagagggagaaaggaacgcggcgatgttttgccaaggtatcggagagtcgccactccccactagttctcgttggagcacccatgcaagggtgtagctcccccttgatccgcgcaaggatcaagtgctctctacgggttgattcttcgacactccgtcgcggcgaatcacccaaagccgctcacaacttgagttgggtcacccacaagctccaccgggtgaacaccaaactcccgatcaccaccaagccgtctagatgatggcgatcaccaagagtaacaagcacgaactctcatttgaccacgcgaagcctaatgagaagatggatgcacactttgctactcttgatttgctagtgaggctactctcttggattctcaaatcacaaacacctcactaggaccttgctcttcttgacactcataaacatgtttctcagctgttggaatgagcaaaagttgctccactcacgagtggagcctctatttataaggcagcctgaaaaacgaaccgttatgagcttctgcgggatgaccggacgctccgatcgttttgaccggacgctccggtcagttcaacccgcgaatagttttcaaatgatgatcggacgctgttagggtccggtcagtaccgaccggacgtgtccggtcgctcttggatgcttactgtaaacgaccggacgctagatactcagggtccggtcaccactgaccggacacgtccggtcactctttcccaagtctggacccttactggagtcgaccggacgctagccctcagcgtccagtcacacgaccttccagcgtccggtcactccagacttgttcttcacggtcaaatgaactgaccggaccctgcggccagcgtccggtcgcatcggagccagcgtccggtcagtgtttgaccctccattcacttccaacattcgaacatatgtgaatgaagtttgctccataggatcttaggcattcataggagctacctagagctagtttacacaagtgtgcaccacacctaactcactagactcaactaggtcaagctacccgttcataccccccttcatagtacggccaaaggaaaaacaaagtcctaaactactctaagtgtctctccaactccaatcgacacttagaactagttatccttaaccttgtcgtccatcctttaaaaaccgaaacgatttccatcgtaggggcatgacaacctcgattgcccaatcgatctccattaccatgacctaacttaattgcctctgcaaaacacacgttagtcatagtaatcttgtattgacattaatcaccgaaatccaactagaggcctagatgctttcagaggtGACTATGCATCTTGCATTGCACAAGCTAGGCTTTAGCTGCCCAAGTTTAGTTGACTAGCCATGTCAGGTCCAAAACGTAAACCAAACATGCCCCTAGTTTCTTGGAGGTTGGCACCCAAGAAAATGGTTCCTAGCTATTTAAATATAAACATGATATGCTTATTAGACTTGAATATAATGTTAAGTGTTTATATTTTGCTAAAGTATATATGCATTTACACATATGGCACTTGAACATATATTGACCATTCAACATGTACACTTGAAGTTTTCACGTAAACATATATGGAAAATAGAAGTGTGTATTTGTTTTAAAGCTTAAGTCTTTATTCTTAAGTTCACTTACTCATATAGCACACTTGAACTTGTTAAGTTCACTTAaataaaacacacacacacatttgcCTATTTATTTTATCATAAATAATTTGTGTCCTCAATAACGAATGAAAATAATTCTATACACACTAGAATATTTCCTTAAAAATTTATAAATTATTTTTGCATTATAGTTTGTGTAAAAACACAAATATAATAGTAATATGCATTCAAAAGGTAAAAAATAATATGTATTTGAAAAAAATACTGAATCTTTTTTACAGCCCAAGACCTGAGCTTGGTTCTAGAATCTGCTCTAGGCCATATCTCCCCGAGGCCCAAATAACTGGTAAGAAGATCTCGTCCGCCCGAACTAATCCGACGGCGACCTTGTGCCCACCCGAGCTAAAAGCAGCGTCCGGCTGCAACCCTACTTTCTCCTCCCCACGACCCCATGACTCCTCCCGTCCGCCCCTCACCACCGTATCTGCCAAGCCTAGACCGAGCACCACTCGATTCGCCACCGTGTTCGTCGGCAGATGCGCCAGGGTAAGCTCCTTTTCTGGTCTTCCCCGTGCGTTGTGGCTATAGCCGCCCCCCGCTGCTGCTGCGCCACTCCATGGCTGCCCAGCTGAAGCACGGCATCCCGGCTAACAGTGGTGTCCTGGCACTCACTACCGGTCAAGCTCGTCCCCGACCTCGCGCTCCTCCTGACGTGGCGTGCAGTTCCAGCTCTCTCGACTTCCACAAGATCCAGgtgagccttctcttcctcccGCTGTTGGCAGCTTAGGGCATGCCCCGGCTGATGGCACGTGCGTCTACTCAGATTTTTGGGAGAAGTGGTGTTGGATTCATTAAGAAAGAGGAGGAAAGCATGTGATTGTTCTGTCGTGAGGAGGGGAAGGATGTCCTGGTGCTCACAACTCTAGTAGATTAGTCCAGCCCTATGCGATTTAGATTTCAGATTCGTTGCTAAGTATTCCTGTTCGGGATTGAATGTAGTCTCCGTGACAACACAAATCAATGCATCGGTTAACCATTGTTTTTGTTTCTTTTCAGATGGAAGTTTGAGTAGTTTTTTTGTCAGTGTAATTAGATGCATTTCTAACCCACTCAACCACACTAATTAATAGGTAAATGATTTGATAGATTGATACAAAATTAATGGAGTAAACATAAACTAGCTACTTCTGCCAAAAGAAAGTCTAGCTCTGCAGACACTGACCAAATTTTCTGAAACTACCTCTGCCTTTGTTTAATTTATAGTGTCAAGTAAACATGAACTAGTTACTTGTACGATGCAAGGCCTGGGATTTTTTTAGAAGCTACCTCTGCCATTATTTCATTTAGAAAGCAAGTATTCAATGAGCCAAATTGTGATCTTTTTGCCAGGTGTGGTAATGTGGAAGTTACAGCTGTTTTGATGCATGACCTTGCTGTTAGGCACAATGTGTTCAGCCTGAATGTCATCTAGCAAATGGGCATGCTGTTATGATTATGGTATTAGAATAATTTTTTATCCTTTGTACTCTTGATAATCTTATGATTGTGATGCCTAATCTTTTACCCCCAATATTTGTATGTATAGAGTACCCTGCAAAACAATGCCAGTACACAAGTTGCACCAATCatagaagaggaagatgagaccggtggacatgaaaatgaaaatgaagatGGGTTACAGGAGGTAATGATATTATTTCACTATGTTCCATGTACCTTAAACTATAGCTAAAATAGATCAAACAACTTGATGTTTGTAGACTCAGCCTAGAAGCATTGTCACCGTACAAAAAGGTGCACCAGCACCTACTCGCTCCACTAGAAGTACTACACCTCCTAGCAGAGCTCTTTTCAACGAAAACACTGCAAATGTGACTGCATCGAAGACATATATCCCTTCACAGCAGCTGATGAATAGGACAAGAAATAATCCCAAAAGGAGGAAGGCAACAACCAGCTAATTGGAATCTAAATTCTTGCATGATTTAATGAAATTTTATCAAATGTGACCTTCCTTGTTGAACTAGGAAATGTAGAAAATACATTGAACATGCGTGCTGAAAACTGCAACTTGTGCAGGTTTGATTGGGTGAGTTGTTCTGAGTAGTAATCTACCTTTTCTGTGATACTTgataatacaaaagttgtagagggtTTAGAGATGTTTGTCGTTGTGAAAGGTCATGATTTTAGACCTAGAGAATTAGAGTTATGAATTTTGAAAGTAGCCGGTCAGGTTTTGACCTTGGTCTAGACAGCAGTGGGTGTTTGTGTTTTTTGACCATGATAACTGTAGAATCTTATTTAACAAATAACtagaaagatgtagagaatttcatgGGCTTTCCGTATTGCTAAAGAATATAATTTTTCGTTGTctacaactcaagttatgatttttctaatcAACTAAACTGCTTGCTGCCTTAAAAATTCAGAGAAGGCAGCTGCTACTGTAACATATGTAGTAGCTGCATCTGATCCGTTGAAAAGGCCACGATGGATAGGATCAAAGCCGTATTTTCTTCTCCATCCCTCCCCAAGGCTTGCTGATAGACTCTGCTTCTTTTAGCAGAATTTATAAAGAGCAAAAGAGAATGCATACATCTTATAATGCAATCAAATGGAACACAGCTGCATGTGTCTGCTAGACTGCTACAAAAACTTGTATTACCCAATAAAACCATGCCTTCAGTATGTAGCCtgcaaaaaaaaatatagattatCATTTGTAAAGTCAATTGAACTTATATAATCGACCTATACTTACAATGAAATTTTGCTAAAATTCTCAGCCATCTACGCTTCCAAGGAGTAAGGATTGCTGACATCTTGAACAACATTTAAACTCTGAAAAGAGAGGGATATATAGAGACCAAAATAAAGATTGAGAAAGTAGAGAACAAAATATCAAGTTATTGTGAAAACACAGAATGCTATTTTCATGGAAAACATAATTGTAATAAGCATACTAGTAAgaatttgagtaaaactagaaatTGATTCATATGTTTGTGGTTCTGGAACAATGGAACATGACTTCCATCTTTTTCATGGAAAAAGGAATTGCAGCAACTAGACCTGACAACATTTGCTCATTTGCAGAATTGCAGTAGAACTTCAACTATGCAAAAGCTTGGTTGATGGCTTTTGTATATGAAATTAGAAATTAGAACCATTTTATATCTTCATCTCTTTACATTTGTGCAAAAATTAGTAAACTTAATATTGTTCTAATATCCCtaatcatattcttttggcagtaGGTGGACAAGGTTTCAGTGGGAGGCTCATAATCAAGCGAGGACATAGCCGAGGAGATGACATGTTGGGCTGCTAGGAATTTCTCAAGTGCTGCATACATGTTAGGAAGTTTGTAAAAAGTTGTCAAATAATGAGTTAATTGTACACTCGTTTATGATTTTAGCTACTATTTCATGGGTTTGGCAACATATTGAATGATTAATTATAATTAATATATGTGGGTGCAATTGCTTTTGATATGGTTTATTGATTTCCAATGATGATTTATTAAACCAAAATTAAATGTTACTAGCGTTGCAATAAAAGCTATACCTACGAGCCATGATGCATGGCAATATGTTGTATGGCAACAGACTTATTTACGTTGCAAATAATACTATTGCCACGACATGACTATTGTTGCAATAACAATTAATCTTCCGCAACGAATAAAATTACGTGGCAAATTCTACTGTTGCAACGGACACTGAGGTCATGGCAATAATGAATGTATATCGCAACGAATAAAATTGCGTGGCAAATGATACTGTTGCAACGACAACGCGGCCATGGCAATAATGAACAGTATCTCACAACGGATAAATTTGCAGTGGCAAATGATACTATTGCCATGCCAAGACAAGCAGTGGCAATAATGTATACTCTCTCGCAACGATTACATTTGCGTGGCAAATGATTTACTTGCCACGGACACAACAGTCGTGGCAACAACACCTTAAGCAACAAAATTATAGCGTGGCAACAAAAATCTATTGCCACGCTATCGCTCGTTGTATTTACCACCTCTCGCTACGAAGACGAACGTGGCAAGTGCTCGTATTGCCACGCCAATGAATGTTGCGATAACGTCCTTATTGCAATGCTTGGCaacgttgcaagaaaagctaactCTTGCAACAGCCAAACTAGCAACGGTTGCAAGTTCTTATTGCAACGTGACTTTTTGCAACCATTGCCAACGAACACGATTTCGTGGTATGAACTACCTTTTGCAACAAAATTGGGCCTATTGCAACGTTTTCTCGTCGTTGCGCAAGGGTTAGAAGTTTGTAGtgagtgaatggcatccatataatagcacgccatatggacgacgaaagtaaaaaccccaagttagtacttaattagccacctgaaatccttaactgggcataaaggaagtgatcactagcacactctagattcaaactttatATTTAAACACCTAtctatatagctataagtttctAAAAATAggttttggaaaataaaaacctttgttttaaagacacatgtggcaattaatgttgaatcttgctctgataccagctgtagcagaaccgtctaatttataagagcacaagtacaatggcagcccacaagcggtaacactatcatacttgagcccatataaacccggtagtccgtcgagtaccacgaaagGGCTTGATTAAccgtcaacatacaaccaagatcgtacatgattcaacagacatgtcacatgttacatctgTTCACAAATACAAcgtcatacatcagagtatgattaagAGTTATTATAAACCATGTTCAAATAAAATAGTCGTGGAAGcaataagtttgaaaaccaacaCCTCACATCATTGTTCCAATACAGTGCTAGTCCATGATCACAACCACAAAAGCATGATAGACGGAATTAATGAGAGATGCCTTGCCAGGGCCCTACTCCTTgtccatggtgggatagaagcagttcttacagtagccatgatagactgtaccatctgcaataactgggaaataaaccatgagtacgagaaggtacttagctagacttacccatcataaaacaaaaagaaagtgactccaaggatcatgcaaggctttataagtggggctagcttgacaacattttgcatgaaaagctactaattcagttatacatttataattcggtcatcaagttaattatagctattcatctctagattagcaactaacctgtgccaaacatgtggtatatcatttagtagcctACAGTAGTcaccatagccggtgtaaaagttccaagttcaccataaccatcattccataatccagttactacgatgttggagctagccaagtttctcactgttcgggagagacgacaattcgaatcgatttcaaccagctaggaatttattcctaacacaaacccaggcaaaccagatcaacagtcaccttaggtcacctttggtataactcaggtacacattttgcgggttcgatCTGCGTCacacaaccagctgccaggatgatcagtgctaccctgcccttgggctcgcATCTAGCTCCACGCACATCTTTTACTACCATCAAGACTGCTCGCTCTAATAgaacggggcctggcctgagttgagctactcaactTCACagttggaatgagttatctagctagctaagtgagaggcatgcgttcaatctcaacagaagttccaacaatggtatggtccttaatcggcatagacggaatcacatgaacCAACCTATGCAAAGACTCCATCCAACCTCCtattacattaccccatggttcttttccacaatagcaaatatagctaaccgtgctctggtatccacctatatctcgcaggtgacaggaaatcacctgacttctaccggtctaagcatggctaagcatatattcgatcctagacctacatagggttaaaaatatatttatttggacaaggtagttctatgcatcaagtgttttcaattcaactcttataatctaatgcatcaaacataaaggactcaagtgatattttgtaaaacattggaggcttaaaatgctccgggacttgcctttgagaaaagaagtTGGTCGATGATCTGGGCATTCGGGTAGGTCTTCAAGAGCTAGCTCCTCGCCTTTTGGGGCTATGGGCTGAGGTGCCTCCTgatgttcctcttcttcttcattgaattccaatagagtgatcccctcggacgatcctaaatgcatgagcatgaaataagatatcacgaatgcatatatactgacatgcatgatatgatatggtgtgatgaaatgcatcctcataagtgttctcaacagcattgcattaaggtgatagcaagataaattttcttttactaagtaggtgtatatcttctctagtaattaaataaattcttatctaagcaattttctagactgcaagatagcagccacttgttttgaccataactggagttatacacatctaaataatatggttgtggactttatggaaagcttatgaaatttcctacaactctttttaatcatcttaaggtgatttagTAGTTATCTAGGCCAAACAATTCCATATTTTAGATCTGTCTAGAGAACAAGTATTTCTGACCACAAatttctaacagctataattatCGAAACATAagtcctatgactatgaaaattcaACACAAgttagataagtaagttatatacaactttgtttttaacaagtttcacagaaaagctcattatcatcatgaatttaccaCCACAACAGAGACTATGCATGgtgccatctagttgaattataaagcaataattgacTAGCagcctataaccaattacttctaagcctaactaatagaactaacagatcatatgcatcataagcatcatagaaaacatcatggttatgcctaactaatttatttatattcatttatcaatttccttatataataaggtgatttaaaggataaatatttctagtacttaaaaaattctgagaaaattacagcagTCTACAAATGACCCTAATGATCTACTGCACAATTTTCGTGCCagttggataagtatagccacctctacCAAAATGATAAGCTACATATGCTtagtttagcaaaaatagtttagcatagtgaaaagtgtcaagcaatagatttaatatttttcttgcttTCCTCCAATCACAAGAATATTGTATAAAAAGttacatgatcatatgttatgtattttttacccatttaatttcactagaaactagcaattaattaggattaaatataaaGACCATATCTCAATTATTCtgactataggtttagtatttttcttagctagagcatgtcaacacaagaccatcaaaattagaatcataattttatcatctttctagctcaagttatgcattttacaagatataacctaatttaaaagcacttatcttactCAATTTAATTATCCTAAAAAAATACAataaatagtagatttcatatttttatcaaatagtagacttcaagataaatccaacaaaatttggttcaccccatttggatactcctagctccagatatgaatttttgaaatttgtattcaaatctgtgaaaataattctaaaaccaactaaaccctaaatgcttggtacacccggtctatacaccctCAGGCGCTGACATGCGGGTCCCGTAGTCAACTCAGCCCTACTCATCAGTGGAACTAGAGCAGAGCACGCGGTtgaccgacggcgaggtcaccagCGGTAGCGTCACCGGCGTTGTGCTCCCCAGACCCTTGCGCACCCGTTGGTACCCTTGGCTGGCCATCGGAGCGACCTCGCCagcgagcatggtggctcggTGATGGTGCACAGTGGTGGACTCATCGTCTCCGACGATGGCATGTCTAGGCGAGCGCGGCTACAACATCAGCAGGTTAGGTTAGGGCAACGATGGAGCGGCGGTGAAGCTTGGCCACGTGCAGGGTGGCATGGCGGCACACAGAGCATGGCGGTGGTGTCGCCACTCTGATGAGTTGGTGATGGGTGATGAGTGTCCATCTTCGgtgatggtgctagggttagtGGAGGTGCGGAAACAAGTACTAGAGGGGAACGACAGGGTCTAGCTAAGGTCAGTCGTGGAGAGCTAGAGCTCACGGCTATGGCAGGTGCATGCGGTGTAGTCACACATTCCCATGAGATGGCGCAGTGTAGTCGATTTTCAAACCTCCAAACCTCCCAAACCGTAGTGAATTAGTGAAAACTTcattaatacaaagtgtagagctacatgagtactacaatattgcttaaaggagtttttatctaaattgcaatggttttcaaactataagGCTCCAAAATAggctacattgaaactaaaaaTAGCTTCAAGacagaaaaattttctaagttacaaacaacattaagttgaaagttgtgagctctatttgaccaagttaggcactgatttagctcatgacccttaaataaagtttgttacccttgatgtgaactacaacttttatttaggtcacatagccatgcaaacaatctaatctactattcaactttggtcaaactagcatcatgaaaatggcattctaAGGTaacccaacacttagaagcaaaattggttcatgtcatgaatataaaagttattccatttaccatcctagatgtatcTAAGGTATTGTTATGAccttacaaccatttcatacattggtcacacatgattacaagcataagcatatatatataatcaacatttcatgcgataatgtataagaatgaaatgaaatttcatatgctcatgttcataaatgcttagatgatgcttgtgcttatgaaatgcaagtgccaaatgccatgcttaacactggggtgttacagctactgtcaacaagctcccccaagcttaacctttgctagtcccttagcaaaaatGGATCAACAGTTGCtacgatgctttcactcctcaaaagtacacatgcgttcaaacaagaattctcctccggattagaataaaccaatCTAACTTCatacttacccatattaccttcaaccatggggcttcttagccttcacttcggtcttgagcaattgaaagatagaacgattaagtcaagcactatgcctcatgttctttgctcaactattattttggagttttttttttcaaaataaaaatcaaagcttccattgtatgacactctcaaatctcttaacatatatggtatttgtggttcctcaccaaggcaataatgatgtatgcctttcttttcctacaactaaagcttatgtggagttcataggtagggaaaaacatagagcatacttgcaatgcatatattgtgaagtcaaacaatggatcaaAATAGAGTTgattcatacaatcaaatcaagatgtgtatgAGTGTGGAATATATatagtggatatatatggtg
Above is a genomic segment from Miscanthus floridulus cultivar M001 chromosome 3, ASM1932011v1, whole genome shotgun sequence containing:
- the LOC136545551 gene encoding uncharacterized protein isoform X1; amino-acid sequence: MAAQLKHGIPANSGVLALTTGQARPRPRAPPDVACSSSSLDFHKIQSTLQNNASTQVAPIIEEEDETGGHENENEDGLQETQPRSIVTVQKGAPAPTRSTRSTTPPSRALFNENTANVTASKTYIPSQQLMNRTRNNPKRRKVDKVSVGGS
- the LOC136545551 gene encoding uncharacterized protein isoform X6 translates to MAAQLKHGIPANSGVLALTTGQARPRPRAPPDVACSSSSLDFHKIQSTLQNNASTQVAPIIEEEDETGGHENENEDGLQE
- the LOC136545551 gene encoding uncharacterized protein isoform X5; its protein translation is MAAQLKHGIPANSGVLALTTGQARPRPRAPPDVACSSSSLDFHKIQSTLQNNASTQVAPIIEEEDETGGHENENEDGLQEVDKVSVGGS
- the LOC136545551 gene encoding uncharacterized protein isoform X4; translation: MAAQLKHGIPANSGVLALTTGQARPRPRAPPDVACSSSSLDFHKIQSTLQNNASTQVAPIIEEEDETGGHENENEDGLQETQPRSIVTVQKVGGQGFSGRLIIKRGHSRGDDMLGC
- the LOC136545551 gene encoding uncharacterized protein isoform X2, with protein sequence MAAQLKHGIPANSGVLALTTGQARPRPRAPPDVACSSSSLDFHKIQSTLQNNASTQVAPIIEEEDETGGHENENEDGLQETQPRSIVTVQKGAPAPTRSTRSTTPPSRALFNENTANVTASKTYIPSQQLMNRTRNNPKRRK
- the LOC136545551 gene encoding uncharacterized protein isoform X3; translation: MAAQLKHGIPANSGVLALTTGQARPRPRAPPDVACSSSSLDFHKIQSTLQNNASTQVAPIIEEEDETGGHENENEDGLQETQPRSIVTVQKGAPAPTRSTRSGQGFSGRLIIKRGHSRGDDMLGC